The Triplophysa rosa linkage group LG25, Trosa_1v2, whole genome shotgun sequence genome window below encodes:
- the LOC130548774 gene encoding vitellogenin-like, producing the protein MRCVVLALTVALVACQQINLVPEFALDKTYVYKYEALLLGGLPEEGLARAGIKVSSKVLLTAVTENNFLLKLMDPLLFEYGGIWPKDPFVPATKLTTALAAQLQIPIKFEYANGVVGKVFAPAGVSPTVLNLHRGILNILQLNLKKTQNVYELQEAGAQGVCRTHYVINEDLKANHIIVTKSKDLSHCQERIMKDIGLAYAERCAECTRRVKSLIETATYNYIMKPAATGVLITEATVEEVHQFSPLNEIHGAAMMQAKQTLAFVEMEKTPVVPMKADYLPRGSLQYEFATEILQTPIQLMKISDAPAQIIEILKHLVTNNMAMVHDDAPLKIVQLIQLLRVATLENIEAIWAQFKNQPIYRRWLLDALPAAGTPVIVKFIKEKFLAGELTIPEFLQALVIALQMVTADLETIQLTGSLAVHEKIATIPAVREVVMLGYGSMIAKHCIAVPTCPVELLRPIHDIAADAITKNDIPEISLVLKVLGNAGHPASLKTIMKLLPGLRTAATTLPIRVQVDAILALRNIAKKEPKLIQPVALQLLLDRALHPEVRMVACIVLFETKPSVALVSSLAGALRIEPNMHVASFAYSHIKSLTRITAPDMAAVAGAASVAMKLLSPKLDRLSFRFSRALTLDIYHTPLMIGAAGSAYMINDAATILPRAVVAKARAYLAGAAADVFEIGLRTEGIQEALLQSPAADESVDRITKIKRTLRALTNWKALPNNQPLASAYIKILGQEVAFVNIDKTVIEQAIPIATGPRPREFLKEALKALQEGISLQYAKPLLAAEVRRIFPTATGVPMELSLYTAAVAAATVNVKATITPRLPEQLETFTLEQLKRTDVQLVAEARPSVALQTFAVMGINTAFIQAAVMAKGKIRTILPGKVAARADILKGNYKVEALPVEVPEHIADMSFETLAVVRNIENPTAERIVPLVPELSVQNYHTPISSEITGYDMSAEVPLRAPAPLHKTLCLVVPYIEIKGCVEVHSHNAAFIKNAPLFYILGQHSMRAAVARGDGPAVERLELEVQVGPRAAERLLKQINLVDEETPEGKTILLKLREILEAEAKNAPVSSKSSSSSRIISSSSSSSSMSSSRLTEATITEPFRKFHKDRYMAPHRASKAVSSGSAASSFEAIQKQAKFLGNAAPPVFAVIARAVRVDHKLLGYQLGAYFDKSTARVQLIVSSIAENDNMKICADGVLLSKHKVTAKVAWGPECQQYAVTAKAEAGVLGEFPAARLELEWERLPLIVTTYAKKLSKHIPMAALKAGFKLERVMNSQKEIELTAALPTQRTLNFIARIPEMTLSRMAIPLPYAVPINPDGTLSIHIDEDILTWLKKHLEE; encoded by the exons ATGAGATGTGTTGTGCTTGCCTTGACAGTAGCCCTTGTGG CATGTCAACAGATTAACCTTG TTCCTGAGTTTGCCCTTGACAAGACCTATGTGTACAAGTATGAGGCTCTGCTCTTGGGCGGTCTCCCTGAAGAAGGTCTTGCCAGAGCAGGAATTAAAGTCAGCAGCAAGGTTCTTCTCACCGCAGTGACAGAAAATAACTTCCTGCTGAAG CTCATGGATCCTCTGCTCTTTGAGTATGGGGGCATCTGGCCCAAGGATCCTTTTGTTCCTGCCACTAAGCTAACCACAGCACTGGCCGCTCAGCTTCAGATTCCCATCAAGTTTGAGTATGCTAATGGTGTGGTTGGGAAGGTATTTGCCCCAGCAGGAGTGTCTCCTACTGTCTTGAACTTGCACAGAGGAATCCTCAACATCCTTCAGCTCAACCTCAAGAAGACCCAGAATGTCTATGAACTGCAAGAG GCTGGAGCTCAGGGAGTGTGCAGGACACACTATGTCATCAATGAAGATCTAAAAGCCAACCATATTATTGTAACCAAGTCTAAGGACCTCAGCCACTGTCAGGAAAGAATCATGAAGGACATTGGCTTGGCATACGCAGAGAGATGTGCCGAATGCACACGG AGAGTCAAGAGTCTGATTGAAACTGCAACTTACAACTACATCATGAAACCAGCTGCCACCGGTGTACTGATCACTGAAGCAACAGTTGAGGAAGTTCATCAGTTCTCACCCCTCAATGAGATCCATGGTGCTGCCATGATGCAAGCAAA ACAAACCTTGGCTTTTGTTGAGATGGAGAAGACCCCTGTTGTTCCCATGAAAGCTGATTACCTGCCCCGTGGATCCCTTCAGTACGAGTTTGCAACTGAGATTCTTCAGACACCCATTCAATTAATGAAGATCAGTGATGCACCAGCCCAG ATCATAGAGATCCTGAAGCACTTGGTTACTAACAATATGGCTATGGTTCATGATGATGCTCCCTTGAAGATTGTTCAGCTCATCCAACTCCTCCGTGTTGCCACATTGGAGAACATTGAGGCTATCTGGGCTCAATTTAAGAACCAACCTATTTACAG GCGCTGGCTTCTGGATGCTCTTCCTGCTGCTGGGACACCAGTCATTGTAAAATTCATTAAGGAGAAGTTTCTGGCTGGTGAACTTACCATTCCTGAGTTCTTACAAGCTCTTGTGATTGCTCTGCAAATGGTCACTGCTGATTTGGAAACCATCCAGTTGACTGGT AGTTTGGCTGTGCATGAGAAAATCGCCACAATCCCAGCAGTGCGTGAAGTGGTCATGCTTGGATATGGTTCTATGATCGCCAAGCACTGTATTGCAGTACCCACCTGCCCTGTTGAGCTCCTCAGA CCCATCCATGATATTGCTGCAGATGCCATTACCAAGAATGACATTCCTGAAATCTCTTTGGTTCTGAAAGTTCTGGGCAATGCTGGTCACCCTGCTAGTCTTAAAACAATCATGAAGCTCCTGCCAGGACTGAGAACTGCCGCTACTACTCTGCCCATTAGAGTCCAGGTTGATGCCATCTTGGCACTGAGGAACATTGCCAAGAAAGAGCCCAAACTG ATACAGCCAGTGGCTTTGCAGCTCTTATTGGACAGAGCTCTCCACCCTGAAGTGCGCATGGTTGcttgtattgtgttgtttgaGACAAAGCCCTCAGTGGCTCTTGTTTCCAGTCTTGCTGGTGCTTTGAGGATTGAGCCAAACATGCATGTGGCAAGCTTTGCCTATTCCCACATCAAGTCCTTGACCAGAATCACTGCTCCTGATATGGCAGCTGT TGCTGGTGCAGCTAGTGTTGCCATGAAGCTCTTGAGCCCCAAGTTGGACAGACTTAGTTTCCGTTTCAGCAGAGCCCTTACACTGGACATCTATCATA CTCCTCTAATGATTGGAGCTGCTGGTAGTGCCTACATGATCAATGATGCCGCCACCATCCTGCCCAGAGCTGTTGTAGCAAAAGCACGTGCTTACCTAGCTGGGGCTGCTGCTGATGTTTTTGAG aTTGGTTTGAGAACTGAAGGAATCCAGGAGGCTCTTCTGCAATCTCCTGCTGCTGATGAAAGTGTTGACcgtatcacaaaaataaagcgCACTCTGAGAGCA CTCACTAACTGGAAGGCTCTGCCAAACAACCAGCCATTGGCTTCAGCCTACATCAAAATACTTGGACAAGAAGTGGCTTTTGTCAACATTGACAAGACTGTCATTGAACAAGCAATACCG ATTGCAACCGGACCCAGACCACGTGAATTTTTGAAGGAAGCCCTTAAAGCATTACAAGAAGgaatttctttgcagtatgCCAAACCTCTGCTAGCAGCCGAAGTGCGTCGTATCTTTCCAACAGCAACTGGTGTACCCATGGAGCTCAGTTTGTACACTGCTGCTGTTGCGGCTGCAACTGTCAATG TTAAGGCCACTATTACACCACGTCTTCCTGAGCAGTTGGAGACCTTCACTCTTGAGCAGCTAAAAAGGACTGACGTTCAGCTGGTAGCTGAAGCAAGACCAAG TGTTGCTCTGCAGACTTTTGCTGTGATGGGAATAAACACTGCCTTCATTCAAGCTGCTGTAATGGCCAAAGGAAAGATCCGTACAATCCTCCCTGGAAAAGTAGCTGCTAGAGCTGACATTCTCAAGGGCAACTACAAGGTGGAGGCCCTGCCTGTTGAGGTTCCTGAACATATTGCTGACATGAG ctttgaAACTCTTGCTGTGGTCAGAAATATTGAAAACCCCACTGCTGAGAGGATTGTTCCCTTGGTACCAGAGTTGTCTGTGCAAAACTACCACACACCTATT tcttCTGAGATCACTGGGTATGATATGTCAGCTGAGGTTCCTCTGAGAGCTCCTGCTCCACTGCACAAGACCCTATGTCTTGTTGTCCCATACATTGAAATCAAGGGATGCGTTGAGGTGCACTCTCACAATGCTGCTTTTATCAAGAATGCTCCTCTGTTCTACATATTAGGACAGCACTCAATGCGTGCTGCAGTGGCCAGAG gtgatggtcctgcAGTTGAAAGACTGGAGCTTGAGGTTCAAGTTGGTCCTAGAGCTGCTGAGAGACTCCTTAAGCAAATCAACCTTGTTGATGAGGAAACTCCAGAGGGAAAGACCATCCTGCTGAAACTGAGGGAAATCCTGGAGGCTGAAGCTAAAAATGCTCCTGTTTCTTCTAAAAGTAGCAGCAGCAGCCGCATCATCAGTTCCAGCAGTTCAAGTTCCTCAATGTCCAGTTCTCGCTTAACTGAA GCCACCATAACTGAACCATTCAGGAAATTCCACAAAGATCGG TACATGGCCCCCCATAGAGCCTCAAAGGCAGTAAGCAGTGGAAGCGCAGCATCAAGTTTTGAGGCCATTCAGAAACAG GCTAAGTTCCTTGGAAATGCTGCTCCACCTGTTTTTGCTGTTATTGCCCGTGCCGTAAGAGTTGACCACAAGCTGTTGGGCTACCAACTTGGTGCTTACTTTGACAAGTCAACAGCAAGAGTGCAGCTTATTGTTTCCTCAATTGCTGAAAATGACAACATGAAGATTTGTGCTGATGGTGTCCTGTTGAGCAAGCACAAAGTCACT GCCAAGGTTGCCTGGGGTCCAGAGTGTCAACAATATGCAGTCACTGCCAAAGCTGAAGCTGGTGTTCTCGGAGAATTCCCTGCTGCCCGTCTGGAGTTGGAATGGGAAAGGCTTCCTTTAATTGTCACCACATATGCTAAAAA GCTGTCTAAGCATATCCCTATGGCAGCTCTCAAGGCGGGATTCAAGCTTGAAAGAGTCATGAACAGTCAGAAAGAGATTGAACTGACTGCAGCCTTGCCAACTCAAAGGACTCTGAATTTCATTGCTAGGATTCCAGAG ATGACACTGTCAAGAATGGCCATTCCTCTTCCCTACGCTGTTCCCATCAATCCGGACGGAACTCTTTCTATTCACATTGATGAAGATATTCTGACCTGGCTTAAGAAACATCTGGAGGAGtaa